The Fragaria vesca subsp. vesca linkage group LG2, FraVesHawaii_1.0, whole genome shotgun sequence genome includes a window with the following:
- the LOC101297410 gene encoding uncharacterized protein LOC101297410 codes for MGENKIIGLKTHDCHVLLQRLLPVVIRPYLQSDVVDTLVALSNFFQRLCAKELKKSEVRSLQDDIVQLGDYKKTNRNKRFPEGSITAAYISSECVTFYNTYLNDEHTGGESSGGGNQFHLSVVSNEVQPYGRLGREYRLSREELKEAHWCVLQHCDELEDYLEKHLSRQNGNEAIHKRDFPDYFPIWMMHIQQNQREFYDPELHYLAGGPLKHRAHTGCFVNWVKFMTSERDDGRITQNNGVMVEGKSHNYYEVLISVIELIYGNRMLVVLFKCKWFNTNPNVCRSTVTDHGLLSVNTNTSWYENEPFVFASMAQQVFYLDDPAMGEGWKVVQVMSHRNIWSAATLGVDEGTEPSSVPNEPYQEETPPVIPNDVDIRVNDQHVPAITGYIEVTMPEPEENDEYKDEEDEDSEEFEEDDDPEDQDYEDEYD; via the exons ATGGGGGAAAATAAGATTATCGGGTTGAAGACCCATGACTGTCATGTTCTGCTGCAACGTCTTCTTCCTGTGGTCATTCGCCCGTATTTGCAGAGTGATGTGGTTGACACGTTGGTGGCTTTGTCCAACTTCTTTCAGAGGTTATGTGCTAAAGAGCTAAAAAAGTCAGAGGTCCGGTCATTGCAAGACGATATTGT GCAACTTGGAGATTACAAGAAGACGAACAGGAACAAACGTTTCCCTGAAGGTTCGATCACGGCGGCTTACATTTCTAGTGAGTGTGTAACCTTCTACAACACATATCTTAATGATGAACACACGGGAGGGGAATCTTCAGGAGGGGGAAATCAATTCCATTTATCAGTTGTTTCTAACGAAGTACAACCGTATGGCAGGCTAGGTAGGGAATACAGATTGAGTCGTGAAGAATTGAAGGAGGCTCATTGGTGCGTCCTTCAACATTGCGATGAATTGGAGGATTATCTGGAGAAACATTTGAGCAGGCAAAATGGGAATGAAGCCATTCACAAGAGAGATTTTCCTGACTACTTCCCAATTTGG ATGATGCATATTCAACAGAACCAACGTGAATTTTACGACCCCGAGCTGCACTATTTGGCTGGCGGACCGCTAAAGCACAGAGCACATACGGGATGTTTTGTTAACTGGGTTAAGTTTATGACATCAGAACGAGATGATGGTCGCATCACCCAAAACAATGGAGTCATGGTCGAGGGCAAGTCTCACAACTACTACGAAGTGCTTATCAGCGTTATCGAACTAATCTACGGGAACCGTATGCTGGTCGTGTTGTTCAAGTGCAAATGGTTCAATACTAACCCAAATGTTTGCAGGAGTACGGTTACAGACCATGGTTTGTTATCAGTGAACACAAACACTTCATGGTATGAGAATGAGCCGTTTGTTTTTGCCTCCATGGCACAACAAGTCTTTTATCTTGATGATCCGGCTATGGGTGAGGGTTGGAAAGTGGTGCAGGTAATGTCACATAGGAATATATGGAGTGCAGCTACATTGGGAGTGGATGAGGGTACGGAACCGAGCTCTGTACCGAACGAACCATATCAAGAGGAAACTCCACCTGTAATTCCCAATGACGTGGACATTCGCGTCAACGACCAACACGTTCCGGCCATTACAGGTTACATTGAAGTTACTATGCCCGAACCTGAAGAAAATGACGAATACAAGGATGAAGAAGATGAGGATTCAGAGGAATTCGAGGAGGATGATGATCCCGAAGACCAAGATTATGAAGATGAGTATGATTAA